Genomic segment of Myxococcus stipitatus:
TTGTCCAGCACCGTCACCTTCGCCCCCGCCGCGGCGAACACCGGCGCCTGCTGACCTCCGCCCCCCGCCAGACACAGGACCCGCTTGCCCACGATGTCCCCGAACCAGGACGCGGGCACGGGCTTGGAGGGCGTGAGCACGACGCTCCACTCCCCTCGCCTCGCGGCCGCGATGACCTCCGGCCCCACCGGCTGAGTCCACCGGTTGCCGAGCGAGACCTGGCGGTCCCACGCCTCGCGGTTGTGCTTCCTCACATCGATGGTGTCAGTCGTCATGCAGCACCCTTCCTTCCATGCCTCCGGCGACCGTCACGACCTCACCCGTCACGTGGCCGGAGATGAAATCCGAAGCGAGCGACACCACCACTCGCGCGACATCCTCGGGCTGGCCCACCTTGCGCAACGGCATGGTCCGAGTCACCCGCTTCACGAACCCCGGCCCGCCCAGCTTGTCGCGGTTGCGGCCCACCTCCGTCCACCCCGGGCACACCACGTTGACGCGGCCCAGCGGCGCGATGCGGCCCAGCTCGTTCTTCAAGCTGCGCAGGAACCCGCCCGCCAGCGCGCCCTTCGCCGCCGCGTAGTCGGAGTGCCCCGCCTCGCCGAACAGCCCCGCCGTGGAGCTGATGATGACGATGTTCCCCACACCCGTCGTCGCCACGTGCCGCAGGAAGCCACGGCA
This window contains:
- a CDS encoding SDR family NAD(P)-dependent oxidoreductase, whose translation is MDTELKGKGVLVTGGAGGIGTALVRAFAGEGAKVAVHYHSREAQAKQLAEEVGGSAVSADLTVEAQVDALVPASVAALGRLDVLVCNAGVWPSPDVPVWEMSLERWRRTLAENLDSVFLCCRGFLRHVATTGVGNIVIISSTAGLFGEAGHSDYAAAKGALAGGFLRSLKNELGRIAPLGRVNVVCPGWTEVGRNRDKLGGPGFVKRVTRTMPLRKVGQPEDVARVVVSLASDFISGHVTGEVVTVAGGMEGRVLHDD